The bacterium genomic sequence CAGGCTAACCAAATTTTTTTTTGCGCGAAAGTAGAGCAAACGAACGGTGTCGACGGATTTGTTCAACTGCCGCGCGATTTCATCATATTCCATGCCATCCAGCAGGCGCATGGCAAGCACCACGCGCTGTTCCGGCTGCAGACGCTGGATAAGCAATTCGACCTCCAATCTGGCTTCGATGCGTGAAGACTCCGGCTCCGCCTGCAGAGAATCCGGTACTTCTGTTCCGGGCTTTTCGAGCATGGCCTCGATCGAATCGACGGCCTCGCGATAACGCTTTCGCATGAACGCCGCTCGGCAACTCGCGCAAACGGCCCCCAGCCACCCGGGAAGATACCGTATGTTGTGCACCTGGCTCAGGAAGGCGGTCGCCACCTCTTGCGCGAAATCCTCGGCCGTGACTCTGGACGGCATACGGTCGCGCCGCACGAATTCGTGAGCACACTCGCGCACGAACCCGCACAGTTTGTCAAGCGCTGCAGAATCGCCGGATTTGGCCTCGCTTAAGATTGACGCCCAGTCGTGATTTTCCTGCCCTCCCCTGCTACCGCCGGCCGGCTTCTGCTTATCGTTGTTTTCGCCGGGCATGGGTACTCTCGGTTTGAGTGACGACAAGCGAAGTTTCAGGTGCTCACGGCACCGCAGCGGCAACCAGGGTCAAACCGCTTTCTTTCGCAAGAGCTTTAAAATTGCAGTTGAACATAGTTTTCGAATTTGCCAATTGCAAGCGAAAAATGCCCCCATAACGCTTCGCCGGGAATCTCCCACCCACGGCCATCTCACGCCGTTGGCAACCGTGCCAATACGAGCTTGCTTCTGGCGTCTCCGCTGTCTCGTGGCAGAGACTGACATGCACGGCAGCTAATCCCTCCGCAAGTTCGGCATTGTTGACCGCCGCTGCGGCATCTTTGCCGTCGTGGCACGAGTTACGCCGGGCCGGCCGAATACTGCATGTCTCACGGCTGTCGCTGCGCTTGCCAAAGCTGATAGCGGCCGAGATACTCCCGCCGAAAATCATCGATGGTGGCCGCCAGACTGGTGCGGCGGCTCCCTCCGGCATTTTTCCAAACTAACTCGACTCGCCGGGCATGCGGTGAAAGCGCGATGAGATCTGCCTGCGGGGTGGCCGTCTGCCGGTCGACCAAAACACTCACCACCTCGGCGAATTCGGGAACATGAAACCAAACGTAACGCGGAACCACCTGCCATTGTTGATCGAAGTCGATCACCAGCCGGTCTGGCTGCGTGGTGACGGTGATTGAAACCCGTCCGAATTTTGTGCTGGCATTGGTCAGGGTGATTTTGCCGCCGGGCTTCATCCAGGCCGGCGAGGCCGCCGGGAACAGATGCAAATCGCGGCTCTCCTCGCGCAGCAGCATGTTGCGCACCAGGGCGATCAGTTGCGCGCCCAGAACCTGGTCGGGCAGATTCATCTCGCGTTCCTCCCGGTCTCCCCACGGCGGCATTTGTGTTCCGATGATTTGATGGCCGGCACTGGTGTGGAGAAGCACAGCGTACAGGTCTTGTACCGCCGCTGCTGACTCCTTGCGGAGCAGGGCAGTCCCCGCCAGCAGCAAGGTCGTGTAAGGATCCAGCCCGCCATCTTCCGGCCGCACATACAAGCCCTCTTCAAAACTGCCGCGCAGCGTGCGAATGGCGGCGGTGACCTTGTCATCGCGAAGGTCCAACACCTGTGTCACCACCATGGCCACCAGGAGTTCACGAGCCTCTGCGGCTGTCATGCTCGTGCCCAATCCCGTGGTGCCAACCGAAGATGATCGACTGGAGAATCTCTGCCGCAGCATGGTCTGTAACGCCGCGTGTTGCTGCAGGTATCTCTCCGCCTCTGCCGGTGCCTCGCTCAACCTTGCGATCTGCGCGGCATTCTCCAGGGCACACACTCGCCAAGTCAGCGATTCAGCCTGCGCCTGGTCCGGTTCGTTTGTCAGCATGCCCTGCGCCGCCTGGAGGAAAGTCCGGCCGGTCGCAGAGTTGTTGGTGAATTCGAGATGTTGCCGTATCGCCCGGCTGAGATGGGCAATGGCTTCCCAGGCGGCAACAGAAGTTGAATCGGCGGGCATGCCGTTCGCCGCCAATCGCCGCGAGATCCCCAGGAGCATTCTTTCAGCCAGAGCATGATGACCCATCAAATCAAACGAGGCGGCGGCCTCTGCCGCCTGGCCGAAGTGAGAAGGATCGAGGCGCGCGGGTTCACCGAACCGGATGGCATTGAAGATGAGATGCGCCCGCACTGCCTGCCCGATCTTTGCTTCCGGAAAGTCGAAGCGCGTGCCAGCTTCCAGAAATTGTTGCCACTGCGCGGCGGTTTGTGTCGCAGCGAGTTGTGCGTCGGGCGGCGCGCTGCTCACCGGCGCAGTCGAAGGCCTCGCCGGAATCAGCAGCGCCAGCCGGCGCGACTCACCGGCCGCCAAAGTGAAACTGTAGGAAACCAAACCGGCCAACTCATTCGGGGCAAGCCTCACGCGCGCCGGCAGTTCGATGCGCGCCGGTGGCGTTTCGGGCAGAATGCAAATGACTTCATTCCCGCGCAGCAGTTGCCGGCCGGCTACGCGATATTGCCACTCCGGCTGGAATGGCATCACGCTCGGCAGGCGCACGCCCTCCCCGCGAAACCGCACGCCCACGCCGAACGGCGCAGCCCGCGGGCCCTCGCCGGTGTTGGTGATCTCGACTTGCACATAATGCAGCGCTTCGCTGGAGGAATCGGCCGGCGAGGTGGTGAAAGTTCTGAAGCGGTAACGCAAGCCGTCACGACTCGCGCCGAAGCTCACGATGGGCAGATAATCATCTTGGAGAGTTTTGCTGCGGCAGGTGAGCGGCTGCAAATCCGCGCCGCCGAAAAACATGAATTCCGCTGCGCCGGTGTAGAGAAACCCCTCCGCCGTGACTTGTGCCGTTGCCGTGGCGTTGCGCGCACCAAGCAAGGCCCACGGCCGGCGCAAATACTCAAATGGCTCGGATTCATCCAGGCTCGGCTCCATCATGGCGGCCGGCCGGCGCTGCACGGCCGCGCTCTGCAAATTGCCAATGACAACCGGCCCACGCAAGGCCGCCGGCAAGGTGCCGCGGCCATCAACGCGAATCACCAGGCTGTTTTGCTGCTCGAAGCGAATCGCAGTGGTGAGATCCAGAACCGGCGGTTTCTCCGCTGCAGCCCTGCCGTTTGAATCCGCGGCAAACAGGGACTTGTTGTTGAGCCATACCTGGCAGGCACCGTCAACCTCTCCCAGGCTCAACCATACTTTTTCTCCGCGCCAACTGCGGTCGAGAGTGAACTGGTGGCGAAACCACGAAACGCCCTCATAGCCGGCAAGGTTTGCCTCCTGCCACGCATCACCCAGGCGCACCTTGGGCCAGAGTTGTTCATGAATCCGGCCCTCGCCCCAGCGCGTGGGGCTGCCCTGCAGCCAGGGGTCAATCTTGAACGACCAGTTCTCCGCGGCGAGCAGCAGTGCTTTGGCGCGTTTCATGTGAAAGCCTTCGATGTGGAAACGCACCGACTCGCCCGGTGGCAGCAGCACCCGGCCGGACCAGCTCGGCGGCCAAATGCGCGGCAAATCCTGCTCATCGAGCGCGAAGATTTGATTGATGGCGGTCAGCATCACGCCGCCGCCCGCCGGATCAGCGACGAAGTCAAGCCAGAGCAGATCTTCCGCGGTGGTGCCGTCTGGCAGGGGCAGGGCGGTTTGCCGTGCATACGGCGCAGCAGAAGTGATGAGGAGTTGCGGCGACCACAAGTGGGAGGCATACTCGCCTGCCGCGGTGCGATATTTGGCAATGAAGAAACCGCCGCTCTCGCGGTTCGGTTGCAGCGGTTGTGCCCGGAATTCCACGAAGAGGTAGCGGCGCAAATCCGCGATCGGCTCTTCCGGGGAAGTTGCCAGCCATTGGTGTTGTTCGCGCCGCGCCTCGGCCGCGCTCACTTGCCAGGTCCAGGGCTGGGTCAAGAGCAGGCGCTCGCGCGCTTCGTTTTCCGGTAATTCGAGCCGGGGCGGCAGGGCGAAGCGCAGCCGGCTGGCAAGCGTGTCGGAGAGCATGTTGTTGCGCGTGACCACCTGCATCGTGGGCTGGCTGTTTTCGAGTCCACCGCGGAATTCGATGGTTTTGTGATCGCGGCCTTGATAAAACGCGTTCTTGCGTTCGCCATTGGGTTCAAGTTCAACGCGGTAGGCCCATTCAATATCCGCGTATCGCCCCCAGCGATGCACGAGGCCAAGCGGCGGCGTGCCGCCATCTTCATTGCTGTAGACGACGGTGTAAGTGAGCTGCTGCGGCCGCCGCGCCGCATCGTACTTGGCGGTGTAGGCGAGCAGGAGCGGCACATCGGTGCGGCGGCCATCGCGCCGGCCGAAGAGCAGAGGCGCATGCGCGAGAATGGCATAGTTGGGATGATTTTCCTCATAGAGGTCGAGCCGGACATTGACCATCTTCAGCTCGCGTTGGCGTTCGATCTCCGAGGAATCGGCGCGCAGCAGTTCCAGCGTATGGTTGCCGGCGAAGAGATAGCCGAGGTGCACTTCATAGTAATGAAAAGCGCGCCCCCGGAAGGTCACGATATGGGAACGCAGCTTGCCGTCCACTGCCACACCCAGCACCAAGCCGGGCACCGCCGGGTCTTCCCAACTGGTTTCGGAGTAGAGCTGCAACGAAGCAATCACCTGCGCCGGCCTCTTCAAGATGTAGTCGCTGCTCCAGCCTTCGCTGATGAGCACCGTGCGGCTGTTCAATTTCAGCGTCGTGGAGGCGCTGCCCAAGCCCTGCGGCCGGGCGGCGCCGGGCAGGAAGAGGGAGAAGCCGACCAAGAATGCCAGCGTCCAATGCTGCGTGCTTTTTCTCATACTCCGCTCCCGCCTGGATGAAAGAGTGATCGGAAAATGTGGGAATCCTGTATGCCGTCTTGATCAATCCGGTATGTGTTCGGATGGTGATGGCGATGCTGGTGAGGGCAGATCACGGCCGGTGGCTGCCGGCGTGGTGGCGGATGCCGCGCCCCCACCGGTTGCGGCCGCGGGCTTGGGCGGCAGCAGTTTCAGCAGGTTCTCCAGCTCTTTTTTGATTTCGAAGATTGCATCTTCACTACGCAGGTCGTCGAAGGAGAGTGACAACTGCGGGCTGGTTTGCCGCATGGCTTTCAAGCGTTGCCGCGCGCCGGCGATGGTGTATTTCTCGCGGTAGAGCAATTTTTTGATGAGGAAGATGAGCTTGATGTCGTCCAGGCAATAAGCCCGGCTGCCGGTGCGATTCTTCCTGGGACGCAACTCGGGAAATTCCGTCTCCCAATAGCGCAGGACGTAGGCCTGCAGCGAGGTGATGCGGCTCACTTCGCGGATGGAGTAGTGGGTCTTTTTTGCCTTGCGTGCGCTCATTTGCTAAGCAGCGCTAGTTCAATGACTGGCCGGAAAACTCGGGCCGCAGTTTGGCGATGGCCTCCTGCAAAAACCCGGGGATGATGGCCCGGCGCGTGGCGGCGAGGCAATCCGGATCCTGCAGCCGGCGCATCAACTCGGCGTATTTTTTTTCGCCATGCTTGGCGATGATGTCCTGCTTGCGCTCCGGCTTGACGGCATGCACCAGCATGCTGCGCGGGTCAGCCTCCGGATGAAACTGCACGCCGATGATTTCCGGAGAGACGCGGATGGCGGTGATCGAGCGCTCCAGCGGAATATGCGGCCGGATCTTTTCGAGCGAGAGAATCTCCGCGCCCAGGGCTTGCAGGGTCTGGGTGTTGGGCTCGACCACCTGCCAATCGCGGAAATCCGCGGCGTAGAACGGATTCTCCAGGCCGGCGTAGAGACGCTCGCGCTCGCCGGCAGGCGTTTTGTGAATCGGCATGATGCCGAACGATTTCGAGCCCCGTTTGGTGACTTCAGCCAGCTTGAAGAAACGACACATCATTTGAAAAGAATGGCAGATGGCAAAGACATACTTGCGGGCCTGCGCGCGTGTTGCCCGCTGATTGTGCCGCCAAACCGCCTCCCACCATTTGAAATAGCGGCGTTCCCACACCTTGCCGTCGCCGTCAAACGGGCTGCCCGGCCCACCGGTGGAGACAAAGATATCGAAATCCAGCGAACAAATCTCCGCCTTGTAGCGCGTTGCAAAGACCTCGAAGGCAACCGGCTGCGCCCAGTATTTGCCGTCACTCTCCGCAAGCAGTTCTTTGATGCAGCGCATGCCCTCGTTGGGCAGGTTGTCGTAAAGATCGAGTATGGCGACGCGAATGGGCGCGACGGTGGCCGGCGGCCGTGGCGCGGCGGGCCGGCGATGAGTTTTTCTTGCGATGGTTGAGGTTGGCATGCGAGCCATCGAATGTCGGTCACGGGATGATTGCTTGCGAGCGAAGGCTTCGCCGGTGAAGCCGCCCGCTGCCCCGCCGGTTTACGAAAGTGCGATTACAGGCGGTCTCTGCGGCCGGCAACCACCAGCGGGCGAAACAAAATAGAAAAAAATCCATGCAAGCGCAAGCGTTGCGCTGCTGCAAGGCCAAGTCTTGCGATCCCTTGAAGTGAGGTCATTGGTTCGCTCGGCAAGTCTGCAACGGCGCATTGCTGGGCAGGAACAGAATTCCGGTCGTGTGTCATGCCCCGGCGGGATTGGGTTCGACCCGGCGTGAGCATACATTTCCTCGCAATTGCGCCAACACTACCTCACCACATGATACTCCGTCTGCCGCGGCAATACCCATGAGATTTTGCCGGCCTGGTCGATCGCTGCCTCCTCCTCCATGCCGACCCAAAGCACCTGCCCGTCCCATTCCGCCACCGGCGTGGACACCGACAATTCGATCGCATGCCAGGTGTCCGGCAGCAAGACCACGTCGCCGCGGCCCGGCACACCCTCCTGGCGATCCCACAATCCCACCAGCGGACCGGCGCCGTGGCCGTGGTCACCGATGGGATGCGTGTAGATGCTGCCCTCCAGCCCTGCGGCTTTCATGGCAGCCAGGGCCTTCGCCAGAATCTCGTTGCCGCTCTGGCCCGGCTGCATGCGTTCCAGCAGCAGATCCTGCAGGCGATTGGCATTCTGTAGCGCGCGTTTAATCCCTGCCGGCGGTTCCCGTTCGCCGGGCCGCAGCACATAGCCCATGTGTTGCGTATCGGTGTGTAATCCCAGTGCTGTGAGTCCGAAATCGACATGCAGCACGTCGCCGGCCTCGATCACCACGCCTTCGTGCTCGGCCAGCAAGCTCTCACGCGCGCGGCCGCGGCGCTGCACCGTGACGGAAGGATGAAACCAGGTCGACAGACCGAGAGCATTGACCTGCTGGCGCAGCCACCACACGACGTCTTCGCTGCTGGTTCGCCCCGGGGTGATCACTTCCCGCGAAAAGCCGCGTGCAATCAAAGCGTGCGCGATTTGCATCAGCTTGCAATAGGTGGGCAGCATCTCGGGAAGCCGCAGCGCGAGATAATCCAGCGGCAGCAACTCGGCGCGCACGAGACGGCTGCGCCATTTGTCACCAAGCGTTTGCTCGAGCGCCTCTCTTTCACTCGCTGACAAGCCATCGGCAAAGGCATGCGTGGCGGAGACGTTGATGCCGAGGGTGGCAGGCTGGCGCTCTTCGATCAACTTGCGCAGCAAAGCCCATTGTGCGTTTCCCCACAGTTCGCGCTGTTCCACCTCCGGATCGCGATACACCGTGTACAGGCCGCCCTGCGAGCTGCCGCCCAACGCCAGCCGCTCGACCCCCAGTTTCTCACCACGGTCATGGAAAACGTAGATGGTGCGGCGCCGCGCGGCAAACGTGGTGGGTGATACCAGCGAGAAAAAGACCGGGTCTTCATTGTACTCGCGGCAGATGACCAGCCACATTTCGACGCCGTGCCGCCGCAGCAACGGCGGCAGCACGTTTTCCAGGCGGAGTTTGAGCCATTCTTGTTGCAGGCGGGCCTGCTCGCGCAAGGAGCCGAGCGCCGGCAGCTCTGCTTGCGCGTGCAGCCTCATTGCGTCGGCGCACAGCGCCGTCAATATCAAACCAAAAAGCAGCACGGCAGGCCGGCGCGATTTCATGTTTTGCATCATTGCTTGCCTTTGCGTTTGAGATTGCAGCGAATTCCGCATCGGACGGCATGCTACGCCGGCCGAGGCGAGAGGGTCACGACCGGCACGCGTCTTAATCCACCACCAGCAGTTTGCGCGTTTGCGCCAATTCGCCGACCTGCAGCCGGAGGAAATAAGTACCGGGCACAAGATTCTTGAGCTGTACGCGCACTTGGTGGGCGCCGGCCGGCCGCATTTCGTCAATGACGGCCGCGAGCTGCTGGCCGGCAAGATTGTAGATGGCCAGTTGCACTCGCGCTCTCATCTGCAATTGATAACTGAGCGTGGTTTCGCCGCGGCCGGCAAGCCGGCGGGAAACCGGGTTGGGATAATTCTGATAGAGCGTGAAGCCGCGCACTGCGCCCGTCGCCGGCTGCGCGATTACAGTTGCCGGTTCGCCGAGCAGCGGCCGCTCCCACACGCCGTTGCCGTGCGTGGCGGCACGCAGCGCGCGATTATGCGGTGATACG encodes the following:
- a CDS encoding sigma-70 family RNA polymerase sigma factor, whose amino-acid sequence is MPGENNDKQKPAGGSRGGQENHDWASILSEAKSGDSAALDKLCGFVRECAHEFVRRDRMPSRVTAEDFAQEVATAFLSQVHNIRYLPGWLGAVCASCRAAFMRKRYREAVDSIEAMLEKPGTEVPDSLQAEPESSRIEARLEVELLIQRLQPEQRVVLAMRLLDGMEYDEIARQLNKSVDTVRLLYFRAKKNLVSLMNPKHGEDRHHGLDAHRAQKR
- a CDS encoding MerR family transcriptional regulator, translating into MSARKAKKTHYSIREVSRITSLQAYVLRYWETEFPELRPRKNRTGSRAYCLDDIKLIFLIKKLLYREKYTIAGARQRLKAMRQTSPQLSLSFDDLRSEDAIFEIKKELENLLKLLPPKPAAATGGGAASATTPAATGRDLPSPASPSPSEHIPD
- a CDS encoding GMP synthase codes for the protein MPTSTIARKTHRRPAAPRPPATVAPIRVAILDLYDNLPNEGMRCIKELLAESDGKYWAQPVAFEVFATRYKAEICSLDFDIFVSTGGPGSPFDGDGKVWERRYFKWWEAVWRHNQRATRAQARKYVFAICHSFQMMCRFFKLAEVTKRGSKSFGIMPIHKTPAGERERLYAGLENPFYAADFRDWQVVEPNTQTLQALGAEILSLEKIRPHIPLERSITAIRVSPEIIGVQFHPEADPRSMLVHAVKPERKQDIIAKHGEKKYAELMRRLQDPDCLAATRRAIIPGFLQEAIAKLRPEFSGQSLN
- a CDS encoding M24 family metallopeptidase, yielding MKSRRPAVLLFGLILTALCADAMRLHAQAELPALGSLREQARLQQEWLKLRLENVLPPLLRRHGVEMWLVICREYNEDPVFFSLVSPTTFAARRRTIYVFHDRGEKLGVERLALGGSSQGGLYTVYRDPEVEQRELWGNAQWALLRKLIEERQPATLGINVSATHAFADGLSASEREALEQTLGDKWRSRLVRAELLPLDYLALRLPEMLPTYCKLMQIAHALIARGFSREVITPGRTSSEDVVWWLRQQVNALGLSTWFHPSVTVQRRGRARESLLAEHEGVVIEAGDVLHVDFGLTALGLHTDTQHMGYVLRPGEREPPAGIKRALQNANRLQDLLLERMQPGQSGNEILAKALAAMKAAGLEGSIYTHPIGDHGHGAGPLVGLWDRQEGVPGRGDVVLLPDTWHAIELSVSTPVAEWDGQVLWVGMEEEAAIDQAGKISWVLPRQTEYHVVR